A window of the Hordeum vulgare subsp. vulgare chromosome 5H, MorexV3_pseudomolecules_assembly, whole genome shotgun sequence genome harbors these coding sequences:
- the LOC123396093 gene encoding F-box/SPRY domain-containing protein 1-like → MAPPPPPPNEGDLATPAALRAPADVISRVFSQLDCVDLLSCSLVCRQWCRDSAELREEWRMEYMDAWNLQGLNVKSDTRSTCPTCSIRSLRTWCP, encoded by the exons atggcgccgccgcctccgccaccAAACGAAGGGGACCTCGCCACGCCGGCCGCGCTGCGGGCGCCGGCGGACGTGATCTCCCGGGTCTTCTCGCAGCTGGACTGCGTCGACCTCCTCAGCTGCTCCCTCGTCTGCAG GCAATGGTGCCGCGATTCTGCGGAGCTACGGGAAGAGTGGAGGATGGAGTACATGGATGCGTGGAACCTGCAGGGCCTCAACGTCAAGTCCGATACCCGATCAACATGCCCAACTTGCTCCATCAGAAGCCTGCGAACCTGGTGCCCTTGA